From one Populus alba chromosome 17, ASM523922v2, whole genome shotgun sequence genomic stretch:
- the LOC118049544 gene encoding LOW QUALITY PROTEIN: amino acid transporter AVT1I (The sequence of the model RefSeq protein was modified relative to this genomic sequence to represent the inferred CDS: inserted 1 base in 1 codon), which yields MENMSRDEPSLTVPLIAEEKQSPGCKLEDVETNYSHSTTGTTSSFKTAFHGLNALSGVGILSIPYALSSGGWLSLILLFVISFAAFYSGLLIQRCMDVDSNIRTYPDIGERAFGYKGRLLVSVVIYAELYLVAAGFLILEGDNLQTLFPDMVLEVAGFEIGARQKXLLFCAFIILPTVWLDNLSILSYISASGVLASAIILVSIFWTGAFDGIGFNQKGTLVNWHGIPNAVSLYAFCYCAHPVFPTLYTSMKNKRQFSNVLLVCFILCTLNYASMAALGYLMFGSNVQSQITLSLPTHNFSSRLAIYTTLVNPIAKYALMVTPIVKVTKSWFPLNCNNKSFSLFISTAFVISNVTVALSVPFFGDLMSLVGAFLSMTASTVLPCLCYMKISRTYRRFGFEMVVLVSVVLLGIAVVVFGTYSSLLQIIEHL from the exons ATGGAAAACATGTCTCGTGATGAACCATCGTTGACTGTGCCTCTCATTGCTGAGGAGAAACAAAGTCCAGGATGCAAACTTGAAGATGTGGAGACAAATTACAGTCATTCAACTACGGGCACCACCTCTTCCTTCAAGACTGCTTTCCACGGACTAAATGCTTTGTCAG GGGTTGGGATCCTTTCGATCCCATATGCTCTGTCGTCTGGAGGATGGTTGAGCTTGATTCTCCTCTTTGTTATCTCCTTCGCAGCCTTTTACTCGGGCTTGCTGATCCAAAGATGCATGGATGTGGATTCAAATATCAGGACCTATCCTGATATAGGAGAGCGTGCTTTTGGATACAAGGGAAGACTTCTGGTTTCAGTTGTCATCTATGCAGAACTCTACCTAGTTGCAGCAGGATTCCTGATTCTTGAAGGGGATAATTTACAAACATTATTTCCTGACATGGTGCTTGAAGTGGCAGGGTTCGAAATAGGTGCAAGACAAA CTTTGTTATTTTGTGCCTTTATCATCTTGCCCACGGTTTGGTTGGATAACTTGAGTATTCTTTCTTACATCTCTGCCAGTGGGGTCTTAGCTTCGGCTATCATTCTGGTCTCAATTTTCTGGACCGGTGCATTTGATGGAATTGGGTTTAATCAAAAGGGAACATTAGTAAATTGGCATGGAATACCTAATGCGGTAAGCTTGTATGCCTTCTGTTACTGTGCACATCCAGTCTTCCCTACCCTGTACACTTCCATGAAAAACAAGCGCCAGTTCTCTAAC GTTTTGCTTGTGTGCTTTATTCTATGCACCTTAAACTacgcatcaatggcagctctgGGTTACTTGATGTTCGGATCAAACGTTCAGTCACAGATAACATTAAGCCTTCCAACTCATAATTTCAGCTCAAGACTGGCAATATACACGACTCTGGTCAATCCAATAGCCAAATACGCGCTGATGGTGACACCAATAGTGAAAGTTACCAAAAGCTGGTTTCCATTGAACTGCAATAACAAGTCATTTAGCCTCTTCATCAGTACGGCTTTTGTGATAAGCAATGTCACCGTAGCCCTCTCTGTCCCTTTCTTCGGTGATCTCATGTCGCTGGTCGGGGCATTCTTAAGTATGACAGCATCTACTGTACTTCCATGTTTATGTTACATGAAGATTTCAAGAACTTATAGAAGATTCGGATTTGAAATGGTGGTATTAGTGAGCGTAGTGCTACTGGGCATTGCAGTTGTAGTATTTGGTACTTACTCCTCTCTCTTGCAGATAATAGAGCACTTGTAA